CGCCAGTATTACCCGCGCCCGGGCTGGGTCGAGCATGATGCGGAAGAGATCTGGCGCGTGACGCAGCGGGTGATCGGCATCACGCTGCGAGCGGCGCGTCTG
This genomic window from Candidatus Binatia bacterium contains:
- a CDS encoding FGGY family carbohydrate kinase is translated as MANHILAIDQGTTGTTAMIFDASGRVRSRGYSEFRQYYPRPGWVEHDAEEIWRVTQRVIGITLRAARL